One window of the Zea mays cultivar B73 chromosome 3, Zm-B73-REFERENCE-NAM-5.0, whole genome shotgun sequence genome contains the following:
- the LOC100281738 gene encoding glycerol-3-phosphate acyltransferase 1 precursor: MAMKSSSLCNPFVSLFFFLLRKLAGHRYHRGRMAVPTKPSPPPPPLPTLDMLHGQTLVVDVEAWILRPPVSAFPYFMLVAVEAGGFLRGLLLLLLYPLMLLLLGDGARAKAMATVALVGLEEKEVARVGRAVLPKFFLEATAAEGVAAVQAAARVVAVTATFPRVMVDGFLREYVGVDAVVGPEVRSVGGVLAGLMDDEDADEVAAKTLRAVFGDDLEAARKKGAVGLVGPASSGRVHYLLCPYYCKETFAVSETDTRGWRPLPRDKYPRPLVFHDGRLAFAPTPPAALAMYTFLPFGIVLVVFRIIAFSFLPYRVCFPVGALTGVHYRLVAGHEPTATRQGGGGRLYVCNHRTLLDPVIVAAALGKPVTAVTYSLSPVSELIAPIRTARLTRDREKDQRNMAAVLARGDLVVCPEGTTCREEYLLRLSPLFAELGVDVNPVALDTRVGMFYGTSTKPGRKWMDPFYFMMNPRPAYRVEFLPRAATAPVDNGGRGHSIDVANRVQRELGKALGFELTGLTRKDKYLTLAGNEGVVPTAPKNH; the protein is encoded by the exons ATGGCCATGAAATCTTCATCATTGTGCAATCCATTTGTCTCCTTGTTCTTCTTCCTCCTGCGGAAGCTCGCCGGTCATCGGTACCACCGTGGCAGGATGGCAGTGCCGACGAAGCcgagcccgccgccgccgccgctgcccacgTTGGACATGCTACACGGCCAGACCCTAGTGGTCGACGTGGAGGCGTGGATCCTGCGCCCGCCGGTGTCCGCCTTCCCGTACTTCATGCTCGTCGCCGTCGAGGCCGGCGGCTTCCTCCGGGGTCTTCTCCTGCTGCTCCTCTACCCGCTGATGCTCCTCCTCCTCGGCGACGGCGCGCGGGCTAAGGCCATGGCCACGGTCGCTCTCGTCGGGCTGGAGGAGAAGGAGGTGGCCAGGGTCGGCCGAGCAGTGCTGCCCAAGTTCTTCCTGGAGGCCACGGCGGCGGAGGGCGTGGCAGCGGTGCAGGCGGCAGCGCGGGTGGTGGCGGTGACCGCAACCTTCCCGAGGGTGATGGTGGACGGATTCCTGAGGGAGTATGTCGGCGTGGACGCCGTCGTGGGGCCTGAGGTGAGGTCGGTCGGTGGGGTCCTCGCGGGGCTGATGGACGATGAGGACGCAGATGAGGTGGCGGCGAAGACGCTTCGGGCCGTGTTTGGCGACGACTTGGAGGCTGCGAGAAAGAAGGGCGCCGTGGGGCTCGTCGGACCGGCGAGCAGCGGTAGGGTGCACTACCTTTTATGTCCTTACTACTGCAAG GAAACTTTCGCTGTAAGCGAGACCGACACGCGGGGATGGCGACCGCTGCCGCGGGACaagtacccgaggcctctcgtctTCCACGACGGCCGCCTCGCCTTCGCGCCCACGCCGCCGGCTGCGCTCGCCATGTACACCTTCCTCCCGTTCGGCATCGTGCTCGTCGTCTTCCGCATCATCGCCTTCTCCTTCCTCCCGTATCGCGTCTGCTTCCCGGTAGGTGCGCTCACCGGAGTGCACTACCGCCTCGTGGCCGGCCACGAGCCCACCGCCACGCGCCAAGGCGGCGGCGGGCGACTGTACGTCTGCAACCACCGCACGCTGCTTGACCCTGTCATCGTGGCCGCGGCGCTGGGGAAGCCGGTGACCGCGGTGACGTACAGCCTGAGCCCGGTGTCGGAGCTGATCGCGCCGATCCGCACGGCGCGCCTGACGCGGGACCGCGAGAAGGACCAGCGCAAcatggcggcggtgctggcgcgcGGCGACCTGGTGGTGTGCCCCGAGGGGACCACGTGCCGGGAGGAGTAcctgctccggctcagcccgctcTTCGCCGAGCTCGGCGTCGACGTGAACCCCGTGGCGCTGGACACGCGCGTCGGCATGTTCTACGGCACGTCCACCAAGCCGGGGCGCAAGTGGATGGACCCCTTCTACTTCATGATGAACCCGCGGCCGGCGTACCGTGTGGAGTTCCTGCCGCGCGCCGCCACCGCGCCGGTGGACAACGGTGGCCGCGGCCACAGCATCGACGTGGCGAACCGGGTGCAGCGCGAGCTCGGCAAGGCGCTGGGGTTTGAGCTCACAGGGCTGACCCGGAAGGACAAGTACTTGACGCTTGCCGGCAACGAAGGCGTCGTGCCGACCGCGCCCAAAAACCACTGA